A single genomic interval of Nocardia bhagyanarayanae harbors:
- a CDS encoding Lrp/AsnC family transcriptional regulator → MNTFESNRIRYREPVTRKDSPVPPPQAPPRRSRTPVPLDDIDRVLLDELARDGRMTNNALAAAAGIAPSTCLGRVRALVERGVIRGFHADIDPSALGRGLQAMIAVRLHGNSRKHLAEFGKRLAALAEVLNVYFIAGADDYLIHVATENTDELRGFVLEHLSANPAVSSTETILIFEHLRPQTPVH, encoded by the coding sequence ATGAATACTTTCGAATCGAATCGGATTCGCTACCGTGAGCCGGTGACCAGGAAAGATTCACCGGTACCGCCACCTCAGGCCCCGCCGCGCCGTAGCCGCACGCCGGTCCCCCTCGACGACATCGACCGCGTCCTGCTCGACGAGCTGGCGCGCGACGGCCGCATGACCAACAACGCGCTGGCGGCCGCGGCCGGTATCGCGCCGTCGACCTGCCTCGGGCGGGTGCGGGCACTGGTGGAGCGCGGCGTGATCCGCGGCTTCCACGCCGACATCGATCCGTCCGCGCTCGGCCGGGGCTTGCAGGCGATGATCGCGGTACGGCTGCACGGGAATTCGCGCAAGCACCTCGCCGAGTTCGGCAAGCGGCTCGCGGCGCTCGCGGAGGTGCTCAACGTGTACTTCATAGCGGGCGCCGACGACTACCTCATCCACGTCGCCACCGAGAACACCGACGAGCTGCGCGGTTTCGTGCTGGAGCACCTGAGCGCGAATCCCGCGGTGTCCTCGACG
- a CDS encoding amino acid permease, with amino-acid sequence MSLAELRHQMLRRKPLVAVEDETPTDERLAKHLGVWQLTAIGVGGIIGAGIFTLAGSVANKTTGPAVLLSFLVAGLASAAAALCYAEFAGMVPKAGSAYTYGYVSLGEFVGWFIGWDLLLEYIAVAAVVAIGVSGYFGFLLDQVGITLPDWMLGASGTGDGHVVDVFAMVFCLGTAWVLSRGIRSVGRFETVAVGIKVALVLLIIVLGVFQIDSSNYTPYFPYGTGAVMTGAATVFFAVFGYDAMSTAAEESVDGKKHLPKAILYSLAIAMVLYVLATLVLTGMQKYTEIDPESGFSSAFEAVGMPGIANIIAVGAIVGIITVVLTFMLGVTRVWYSMSRDGLLPEWFAKTHPERKVPTRVTWIVGIGSAILAGLLPINLVAELTNIGILSAFVVVCVAVLVFRYTRPEVPRTFRLPFMPVVPIVGVVFSVWLILSLPWETWARFGTWLVVGLVIYLGCSRTHSKLQQTAPGAQNAVGSARE; translated from the coding sequence ATGTCCCTCGCGGAGTTGCGCCACCAGATGTTGCGCCGCAAACCCCTCGTCGCAGTCGAGGACGAGACGCCCACCGACGAACGGCTGGCCAAACACCTCGGCGTCTGGCAACTCACCGCGATCGGCGTCGGCGGCATCATCGGCGCGGGCATCTTCACCCTCGCGGGCAGCGTCGCCAACAAGACCACCGGCCCGGCCGTGCTGCTGTCCTTCCTGGTGGCGGGCCTGGCCAGCGCGGCGGCCGCGCTGTGTTACGCGGAGTTCGCCGGCATGGTGCCGAAGGCGGGATCCGCCTACACCTACGGCTACGTCTCGCTCGGCGAGTTCGTCGGCTGGTTCATCGGATGGGATCTGCTGCTGGAGTACATCGCCGTCGCGGCGGTCGTCGCGATCGGCGTCTCCGGGTACTTCGGATTCCTGCTCGATCAGGTGGGCATCACGCTGCCCGACTGGATGCTCGGCGCCTCCGGCACCGGTGACGGTCACGTCGTCGACGTGTTCGCGATGGTGTTCTGCCTCGGCACGGCATGGGTGCTCTCGCGCGGTATCCGCAGCGTCGGCCGGTTCGAGACGGTGGCCGTCGGCATCAAGGTCGCCCTGGTCCTGCTGATCATCGTGCTCGGCGTCTTCCAGATCGACAGCTCGAACTACACCCCGTACTTCCCGTACGGCACCGGCGCGGTGATGACGGGCGCGGCCACGGTGTTCTTCGCCGTGTTCGGCTACGACGCGATGAGCACGGCGGCCGAGGAGTCGGTCGACGGCAAGAAGCACCTGCCCAAGGCGATCCTGTACTCGCTGGCCATCGCGATGGTGCTGTACGTGCTGGCGACCCTGGTGCTCACCGGCATGCAGAAGTACACCGAGATCGACCCGGAGAGCGGCTTTTCCAGCGCCTTCGAGGCCGTCGGCATGCCCGGCATCGCCAACATCATCGCGGTCGGCGCCATCGTCGGCATCATCACCGTGGTGCTCACCTTCATGCTCGGTGTGACCCGGGTCTGGTACTCGATGAGCCGCGACGGCCTGCTGCCCGAGTGGTTCGCCAAGACCCATCCGGAGCGCAAGGTGCCGACCCGCGTGACGTGGATCGTCGGCATCGGGTCGGCCATCCTCGCGGGGCTGCTGCCGATCAACCTGGTCGCCGAGCTCACCAACATCGGCATCCTGAGCGCGTTCGTGGTGGTCTGCGTGGCGGTGCTCGTGTTCCGCTACACCCGGCCCGAGGTACCGCGCACCTTCCGGCTGCCGTTCATGCCGGTCGTGCCGATCGTCGGCGTCGTGTTCTCGGTGTGGCTGATCCTGTCGCTGCCGTGGGAGACCTGGGCGCGCTTCGGGACCTGGCTGGTGGTCGGCCTGGTGATCTACCTCGGGTGCTCGCGCACCCACTCCAAGCTCCAGCAGACCGCTCCCGGCGCGCAGAACGCCGTCGGCTCGGCGCGCGAGTGA